Genomic segment of Roseofilum reptotaenium CS-1145:
GGGAGGGTTGCCTTCACGGATAAAGTGAGTGGTTGCGTTGCAGAGCATGGAGTAGCGGGATAGATAATTGGTGGGGAAATAGTCCCGAATTAACTCGGAACTCATATCCCTTCCCATGTGTTTGGAAAGTTCAAATCTAATCTCTGATGACGTTTGTCCGGTAATTCTACGGTTAATTTCGTCGTGAATCCTGGCGCACATTAATTGTTTATGCCCCTCTTCAAAGTCAGAATAATAATCCCTGACGGCATTAACCAGGAGAACCCGTGCTTCATCCCTAAGCTCTAGGCGCAAGTCCACTCTTTGAGCGTCGGGTACTTGGGGCAGTTTTACGGGGTTGGTTTCACCGCTAGTCATCATCCATCGCATTACCCAGTCACTCACCTGGAGGGCAAATACTGGACTACACCATTGGGCAAGGGCAATCGCCAGCTTCGGATGCAACCATGTGCCGCCGCCAACGTCAAATCCACCCCTCTTGGAAATGATGAGTCCTGGGAACATCTTTACGTATTTGGTGGCTGAAAGCCTTGCTGTGTCTAGTTGGTAGGAATTCTCCCTATTTGAATTTATACCTTCCTGACGAGCTAATTCACGGAAAAGCTCAAAAGTCTCCTTGTTCTGAAACCAGAGCTTAATCTCTTTCTCCTGCGCCTGACACATAGCCGTGCCGTTAATAAACCCATCTTTCGGGCGCTGTTCGATAATCGCGCCGTTGAACTCGTGTTGAATTCGTTTTTTCATGGCAATTAACTCCTAGTTTAAGATTGACGTTGAATTAGAGGGTGCGATAAAGATTTCTGAGGTTTCTTCATCTAGCCCAACCTTCACACTTCCAGGTGGTGAATGCTGTAAGAGTTGGCTGGCTTGAAACTTGTTGATTCGGACATAAGCACCAATTGACAAAGCTGTTTTTACGTGAATAGCTTTAGCCGTTTCAAGCCAAGCCTCAAAAGAAGCTGGATGCAATTCAATTATCTTTTTTTGTTCTTTCATCCTGTCCTCCTATTACTATTTCTTTTCAAAAGAAAAAGGTAGCAATCGATTGACTACTACCTATGCCAAAATCAGCAGGTTTGGCG
This window contains:
- a CDS encoding KilA-N domain-containing protein, producing MKKRIQHEFNGAIIEQRPKDGFINGTAMCQAQEKEIKLWFQNKETFELFRELARQEGINSNRENSYQLDTARLSATKYVKMFPGLIISKRGGFDVGGGTWLHPKLAIALAQWCSPVFALQVSDWVMRWMMTSGETNPVKLPQVPDAQRVDLRLELRDEARVLLVNAVRDYYSDFEEGHKQLMCARIHDEINRRITGQTSSEIRFELSKHMGRDMSSELIRDYFPTNYLSRYSMLCNATTHFIREGNPPFDAIKMAVPVALIGWRVRPIEFAPHFNRLRKMADLSPQ